A stretch of DNA from Maridesulfovibrio sp.:
TGGGGCGGCGATTATGCTTAATATTCCGCCGCATGGACCGGAAACCGATATTGCAGTGCAGACGGCAAACCAGACGATTGCAAAGTAATTTATCGAGCTAAAATAAAATTAACCCCGTAGAAAAACTAATTTCCTATTGCAGCACCCTGCGCTTCGGGTCCATTTTTTCAATGACGGCGTAAATCATATCCGCGAACTGTTCCAGTCTTCCTGCATACTCGGAACCTTCCATTTCCGAGGCATCCTGTCCGGCCAGAACAGCCACAGCCTGCAGTTCAATAACCGCCTGCGCCATGGACAGCTTTCCGCTTTTCATTTCGTCAATTATCAGCTGAACCTGATCGGCATATCCTTTGAGGCTGTTCATATTCATTTCCCACAACTTTTCAAAAAAAACTTCATAAAAAGACCCCGCCTTTTATCCAAAAAGCGGGGTCAGGAACAACTTTCATAAACGGGATTAGGAATCAGGCAATTATGAAACCTTGCACCCGTTGGCAACCTGAGCGCTTACAGTCAGCAACTGCATGTCTTCGCCGTTGCGTACAGCCAGAATCATGCCCTGTGAAGTCTCTCCACGCAGTTTGCGGGGCTTCAGATTCACCACAACCACCACCTGACGTCCCTCAAGTTCTTCAGGCTTGAAGAATTCGGCCAGTCCGGCAACCACCTGACGGGGCTCATCATCTCCGGTATCGATCTTCACCAGAAGCAGCTTATCCGCATCAGGATGCCTTGTTGCGGAAAGGACGGTCCCCACGCGCATATCAACTTTCTGAAAATCGGGGAATTCAATAACGCCGGGAATCTCGGCAGCAACCTCTCCTTTCTTCTTTGAAGGTTTGGCTTTCTTTTTGACCGGGGCGGGATCATCCTTGGGCATTTCAACCCGAGGAAACAGGTTGGAGCGGGATGCCACTTCAGTACCGGACTCAAGAAGGCCCCACACGTCTATCTCACCCTGAAGATTTATTTTATCGGGAATAAATTTGATGCCGAGCTGCTCAAGCATCTTTTCGCCTGCTTCCGGCATTACCGGCCAGAGGTGCACCGCGATCTTGCGCATGTTCTCCAGCAGCACATACATTACAGTACCAAGACGGGAAGTATTGCCCTCTTTGAAAAGAGCCCAGGGCTGAGTTGTATCGATATACTTGTTCAGCCCTCTGACAAGTTCCCAGAGTCCCTCAAGACCGCGTGAAAATTTGGCATCAAGAAAATTGTTCTGGAAATCCGCCATGGCTTTGCGGCCAAGGCTCTTGATTTCACAATCTTCATCTCCTTCCTCGCCGGGAACAGGGACCTTGCCTTCGAAATATTTGTGGGTCATGGACAGGGTCCGGCTGAACAGGTTGCCAAGGTCGTTGGCAAGGTCTGCGTTCAGTCGTCCGACAAGCGCTTCTTCGGAAAAACTGGAATCGTTTCCGAAAACCATCTCGCGCAGCAGGAAATAGCGAAAAGCGTTGACGCCGTAGCGCTCCGCCATATCAAGAGGGGCGACCACGTTCCCAAGAGATTTGGACATCTTGGTGTCCTTGATGAGCCAATATCCGTGCACGTTGAGATGTTTATAGGGCTCAATTCCGGCAGCCTTGAGCATTGTAGGCCAGAAAACAGCATGGGGTTTCAGTATGTCCTTGGCGACAAGATGATTTACACCGGGCCAGAATTTGGTAAATTTTTCTCCCTCAGGATAATTCAGAGCCGTGATATAGTTGATAAGGGCGTCAAACCAGACGTAGGTAACGAATTCCTTGTCAAAAGGCAGTTCTATGCCCCACTCCAACCGGCTTTTCGGGCGGGATATGCACAGGTCTTCAAGCGCTCCGGATTTGAGCAGGCTCAGGACCTCGTTTTTGTATCTTTCAGGACGGATAAAATCGGGATTTTCATTGATGTGCGCAATCAACCAATCCTGATACTTGGACATTTTGAAAAAATAGTTTTTCTCGGCAATGTACTCCGGCACGGTTTCATGCTGAGGGCATTTTCCGTCCACCAGTTCTTTTTCCGTATAAAATCTTTCACACCCGAAGCAGTAGTGCCCGCCATATTCGCCGAAATAGATATCACCGTTTTCGTATACCTGCTGCAGAACCTGCTGAACGCATTTAATATGCCGTTCTTCAGTGGTCCGAATGAAATCATCATTTTCAATCTGAAGTCCCGGCCACAGGTTGCTGAACATGGAACTGATCTCGTCTACATATTCACGAGGTGTCTGACCGCCCTTTTCCGCAGCCTGAACAATCTTGTCTCCATGCTCGTCAGTTCCGGTGAGAAAAAAGGTTTCTTCTCCCAGAAGCTTATGAAAACGATTCATGGCATCGGCGACAATTGTCGTGTATGCGTGTCCCAGATGGGGTTTGGCATTAACATAGTAGATGGGAGTCGTAATATAAAACGGATCCAAAATCAGTTACTCCTGTTACGGTGATAACAATCGGATTTCAAATAGGTTAGAAAAACAAACGGTGCTGTTTCACCGGTATAAATCCGAACTTTTTTAGCAGTATAAAAAACCATACAGCCGGGTGAGAGAAGTTACATCTTCATCCGGCCGCAGGACTGACCACTGTCGCGGGCAGTCAGCCATATAGCGGACAACCCGAATATAAGCAAATTTTTAATTCTTACGCGATCCTGAAGGTTTCCTTTTACGTCTGCGCCTTGTCGGACGGCGGGTTTTGGCCCCTTTGGCCTCCCTGGCCGGCCCGGGTCTGCCACCTTTTTTCTGGGCATCACCATCTTTTACTGCTGCACCTGTTTTCTGATCAGCACTTGCGGTTACGTCCGCCTTGTCTGCCGGGCCTGATTTTTCCACCGGACTTACCGAATCAGTACCGGCCCCTTCTTCTGCGGATACATCGACACTACGGTTCTCCGGCACGGATTGGGCAGTTGCCTTGCCACGGGAAGATTGATTATCTCTCCCCGGAACAACTTTCGCTTTATTGCCCATATTGGTGCGGGAACTGCGGCTGTTCTCTTCCGGCTCCTGTTCAGCGCTATCCCCCCGACCTCCGCGAGCAGGTGCCTGCTGACGAAGAATATCCGGCCACTCATCAAGGGAAATCTCTATTTCCTCACCTTCTTCAGGCAGTACGGTAAGGGCATTGCGAAAAAAGTTTGATCGGGTAACCCGCACACTGCCGTGAACAGTATTATACCGTTTCCCTATTTTCGGGCATTTGCGATGGAAATCTTCATAGTTGTCCTGCTCAAAAGACAGGCAGCACAAAAGGCGTCCGCAGATGCCGGAAATTTTGGTCGGGTTAAGGAAAAGGTTCTGTTCCTTGGCCATTCTGATGGTCACGGGCATGAACTTGCGCATAAACCTTCTGCAGCAGCAGATCTGTCCGCAATTGCCTATGGCACCCAGCATCTGGGTTTCATGCCGCACTCCGATCTGACGCAGTTCTATGCGGGTTCTGTATTCCTTGACCAGTTCCTTGACCAGTTCCCTGAAATCTATCCGCCCCGGTGCGGTAAAATAAAAAATCATTTTGCTGCGATCGAAAAAGACCTCTACATCGACCAGCTTCATGTCCAGCTTCTGCCTGTCTATACAGTCCTTGCAGAACCTGTGCGCAACACGTGAAAGGTCACGATTTTCAGCCTCGGATTCCAGATCTTCATCCCCGGCCAGCCTGTATATGGTCTTCAGGGATTCTTCGGACACATCCTCAGGCAGATCCTGCTGAACTACAAAGACTTTACCGAGCCCCATTCCCTGCTCGGTCTTGACTATGACGGAATGTCCTTCGCAAACTACGAACGGACCGGACGAAAAGTAATATATCTGTCCGAAATCATTAAACTTAACACCTAAAACTTGAGACATTACAAAGACCTTATATAAAACCGCCCTTGCAGGCGGATAAAACTTGATATGAAGGACTGACAATAAACCACTTCATGATGAACTTCAATTGTGTTTTTTTATTCTAACGGGCTTGAATAATACAAAATAAAATAATACTCAAAAAAAATCCGCGGCAAATGCCGCGGATTTGTTCCCTGTTTTAAGAAAAATTCTCTATTTAGAACCTGAAATTACCAAATCCTTAAAATTCAAAGCCAGGACAGTTCTACAGGCTGAACCCCAGATTGTTCAACTCCTTAAGGAGCTTGGTCTCTTCAATCGGTTTAACAAGATAGGAAGTGGCTCCTCCGAGAAAAAATGCATCGTGGGTCTCTTTCCGGTCATCAAGCATTGTTGTAACGATGACCTTCACTTCATCCTGTTCAGCTATGTCGAAGTCTTTTTCGATGGAACGCATTTCCCGCAAAGCCTGCTGGCCGTCCATCTCAGGCATAACAAGGTCGAGACAGACAAGGTCATACCGCCTGCCGTCCTCAAGGCCCTTTTTAAATGCGAAAACAGCCTCCTCCCCGTTCACTGCGATATCGCACCGGGCGTAGGGCTTCATGATTTCATGCAACATGTTGCGGCAGTAAAAATCATCATCGACAATCAGCACTCGCATGCAGTCAGACCTCCGTACTAATTAACTACACAATAAAACACTCCACTGCGGGATACATTGTCACTTTTACCACGTAAAATCAAGTTCACCTGTGTATATGATTATAGATTAAAAAACGACTGTTCACGGCTTACGCTTCAATTCCCCGTCCGGTCCCCAGACAACAGTTATCATGCCGCAATCCGCAGTGGTAAAAAGAGGAATATCCCTTGCTTCCAGCTCTTTTCGCACCTTTTCGGCAACGAAATTGAAACGGTTGAGCATTCCGCAGGCTGCAAGCACAAATTCAGGGTCAACCTGATCGTAAAAACGCGGGGAAAATCCGCCGGCACTTCCGTGATGCGGAAGAATCAATACCTGCGAACGCAGATCAAGCCCGCTGCCCAGCACTGATTTGATTCCCTTACGGTCCAGATCACCGGAGATACCCAGCAGAGAACGTCCGTTCCATACCAGCCTCAAACAAAGAGAACGGTCATTTGTGCTGCCCTTGAACCCTTCAGAAGGATGCAGAACTTCAAGCACCAGTCCCGGTTCCAGTTCTATCCTGTCCCCTCGGTGTATAACAGACGGAATTATTCCATCTGATTCAAAAACACGGTTGAACCTTTCCCCCAGTTTACCGACCGGAATGTCTCCATTGGTAAAAAACCGGCCCACTCGAAACTTTTCCAGCAGGAAGGCCAGACCACCGGCATGATCGCGGTCTCCATGAGTCATCAGTACATTATCAACTTCCGGAAGCCGACCGGAACAGAGCCACGGGCCGACCACAGCCCGCCCCATATCGAAAGAGCCGAAACCGCCGCCGCCATCCACAACAGTGCGTGTTCCCCGAGGACCGGTTATGACAACACACTGGGACTGCCCGGTATCAAGCAGGTCAACCCTTACACCGGGATGATCCATGCATGGATATAACCGCAACACCAGCAGCACCAGCAATGGAAAAACAAAATACCCCGCCTGCCTGAATCTTCTGCTTAAAACAAAAAGCAAGCCTCCGAGCACAAGGTAATACCCTATCATTCCCTCCCAGAGCGGCCTGTAGAAAGCGTACTCCGGTAGAAAGCCGTTTTGCGCCGCAGAACGAATAAGTGACAATAGATTTTCTTGCAGTGTGCTCCCGGCACTGAAAAACCATTGAGCAGCCTCGGGCATGATGTATGCTGCGGCAAGTCCTCCGAAACCGCACACCGGCACAACAAATAATCCCAGCAGCGGGACAACTATCACATTGAAAAGGAAATTCGGTGAGACCGTCCCGAAATTCCAGAGCAGAACCGGCAGCAAAGCAAGATTTGCACAGAGACTGACATAGATCACACCAAGAACAAAACGTAACACCCTGTATGCGGGATTGCCCCCCGGAGGCATCAGTCTGCGGAAAAAGGGAAAGAGCAGACCGATACCGGTCACAGCAAGCACGGAAAGCTGAAACCCCAGATCGAAAACGCTCAGCGGAGCAAACAGCAGAATCAGGAACACAGCCAGAAACAGGCCGTCCATCAGAATACGGCCCCGATCAAGCAGCAGGAGCAGCCCCCAGAAACCGAACATGCAGGCTGCACGCAACAGCGATGGAGTAAACTGCCCAAGCCAGAGATAAAAAAGCACAAAAGGGACAGCCAGAATCACTCCCAGCTTAAGTCTTGAAATAAGCAAAAACAATCGCGGAAAGACAAATCCGGCCAGCCAGGCCAGCGCAAATCCGATGGAGGCGACAAAACCTACATGTAACCCGGAAAGAGCCAACACATGAGACACTCCGGCCCGGCGGACCAGCTCCACTGTATCTTTTGACAGATAGAAACGCTCACCGGCCAGCAGCGCGGGAAAGAACGCGCCACCCTGATCAGCCGGAGCGTTATCGATGATATGTCTGCGCAGGGAAATCCGTATCCGCTGTAACAGATTCGGAAGAAACGGCTTCAGTGCCCAGTTTTCAAGGTGGCCGCGAGAATATGCCCGGTAAAAAATATTTCGGCTCTGATTGTAGAATCCGTAATCCCATAATCCGCTGTTTCTAAAACCTATGGTCGGCTTCACCCTGCCAACGAATTCCACCTGCTGGCCGGGCAGGGGAAATTTATCCGGCATGGCCCATGTCCAGTTGAGATACCCTTCAAGCCGGGTAACACCTTCGGTTGAATTGCAATGAACATCCTGCAGCAGAATTTTTAAGGTATTGCCCGGGACAGCCCGGACTGAACTGACCCGGCCGCTGACCAGCACTTTTTCCCGTGCAGCCATCCAGGCAGGCATTTCAGCAGGTCTGACCGGCAGTGAAAAATTGCCGTACCAGAAGCCGAGACCGAAAAACAGGCAAAGGACCGGAACAGTCCATTTGCCGGAACGAAAGCAGATATGCAGAAAAAGATAGATAAGAAAAGCAGTACAGGAAGGAATGAACCACTTGATGGCAAGGAGACCGAATACAAGTGCCGGTAACGGTTTTTGCCAGGAAAGCAGGCCCGCAGGTGCGGACCTGCCTTTGAAATCAAAGTCAGAATCGGTCGCTGACATGGTCAGAAACGGCGCCTACTCTTTTTCACGCCAGATGCGCGCCCCCACGGCGGAAAGCTTTTCTTCCAGTCGCTCGTATCCACGGTCCAGATGGTATATCCGCTGGATATCGGTCCGTCCGGAAGCGGCAAGACCGGCCACAACAAGCGAAGCACTGGCCCGCAGGTCGGATGCCATTACCGGGGCTCCGGTTAACTTTTCCACCCCCCGAATCATTGCGGTACGTCCTTTGAGCTTGATGTTTGCTCCCATACGCACCAGTTCGGAAACGTGCATAAACCGGTTTTCGAAAATCTTTTCCTCTATAGTCCCGGCCCCCTGAGCCAAAGACATCAGGGTCATCAGCTGAGCCTGCATATCCGTAGGGAATCCGGGGAAAGGCTGCGTGGTGATATCTACACCGGAAATTATCCCGTTATCACGGCGCACGCGGACTCCCTGATCATCCTCTTCCAGCCAGATGCCCATACGGCGCAGCTTGTACACCACGGCATCAAGCTCCTGAAAAGGACAATCTTCTATGATCAGTTCACCGTCCGTCATGGCGGCGGCAACCATGTACGTCCCGGCTTCTATGCGGTCCGGCATGATACGGTAATCGCAGCCGTGCAGAGAGGAAACGCCCTCGACCTTTATTATACTCGTGCCCTGCCCGCTGATTTTGGCCCCGCAGGCGTTGAGAAAATCAGCAAGATCGACAACTTCAGGTTCGCGGGCCGCATTCTCGATGATAGTATCACCTTCGGCAATGGAAGCGGCCATGAGTACGTTTTCCGTTCCGCCGACAGTAGGAAAATCAAAATGGATATCAGTGCCCTTGAGACCGTCACAACGGCCATGAATATAACCGGATTCAAGGTCAAAAGTAGCGCCCATCTGCTCAAAGGCGGTCAGGTGCAGGTCCACGGGACGCGCTCCGATTGCACACCCTCCGGGAAGAGCAACCTTGGCCTCTCCTTTCAACGCCAGCAGCGGTCCCAGACACAGCACCGAAGCCCGCATGGTTTTGACCAGATCGTAAGGGGCCTCAATTTTAAGATCACAGACCCGGCTCTTGACATTATTTCCGTCAAAAGATGTTTCGCACCCCAGAATATCCAGCAGTTTCAGAGTGGTATGAATATCCCTCAACCGGGGAACATTACCGAGATTGACTTCGCCCTGCGGAAGAATACAAGCAAGCAGAATGGGCAGGGCCGCATTTTTGGAGCCGCTGACCCTGATGGGACCATTGAGCGGGACTCCGCCTTCAATTACTAATTTATCCATTATCAGTCCTTAATACCTTGGCACTCTCAGGCCTGGACTCTGCCGGTGGCCGGATTGCCTTACTGTTCAATCCAAATACAGAAACTTGAAGTTAGATGGCACAATTTACCGGATTAGTGAATAAGGTGCTTAGGTCATTCCTTGAGAAACATCAAATGCAAATACCGAACGACGCGGTATTGTTGCCGATATCAGACAAAATGTTGCCGCTGAATTTCAGATTTTTATAAAAAACTCTTGACCATATGCCCCGGCTTGGTTAAACACCCTTCTCACACACGGTGGGTGTAGCTCAGTTGGTAGAGCACTTGGTTGTGGCCCAAGTGGCCGAGGGTTCAAGTCCCTTCACTCACCCCAGACAGTCCAAAGGGATCAGTTTCAACTGATCCCTTTTTTAAGGTGGGTGTAGCTCAGTTGGTAGAGCACTTGGTTGTGGCCCAAGTGGCCGAGGGTTCAAGTCCCTTCACTCACCCCATAAATTTGAAGACCGGCAGACCGGTTCTTGCAAAAAACAAAATCCCCGCATTTTTGCGGGGATTTTGTTTTTTTGTGTAAAGAAGACATTTCGGGGTCTACACCAAAGAAAGGGGCACAAGCCCGAATGATCAAATTTCCAACCGTTGATTTTCTTCTCGACTACCCGCACAAAACCCGTACACGCAGCCGATAGTTTTCGAAATTTCTAAATCCGTATGCCCGCCTCTGGATAAGTTTCATCTTCCGATGAAATCCTTCGGTTGTTCCGTTGCTTTTACCGTAACGAAACATCCGGGCCACTTCCTCTTTCCAGCTATTCAGAGTTCTGCCCAGCGTTCGAAGCGGAGCAAAAGGACTCTGCTGAAGTTGCTTGATTTTATCAAGCAGTTCGAAAATGTATTTTTTGCAGCTACGGCCATTTTGTGCCCTAACTCTGAGCAGATCGTTCAGTTCATGGCAGAAGTGGTAAAGACTTTCGATTGCCGGTTGCGCCTCAAAATATTTAGATAAAAGCTCTTTCCTTTTGTCTGACAAACGGTCCTGCCGACACAGCATGGCCCGCAAAATTCCACCCCGACCATACGAAATATTTTCTTCATCGATCAGCTTGCAGGTCTTGCTGAAATGCTGGTTCACCAGCCGAATTACGTGAAAGCGATCCGAAACAATCCGGGCGTTCGGAAACCAGGTTTTGACCATATGC
This window harbors:
- a CDS encoding regulatory iron-sulfur-containing complex subunit RicT encodes the protein MSQVLGVKFNDFGQIYYFSSGPFVVCEGHSVIVKTEQGMGLGKVFVVQQDLPEDVSEESLKTIYRLAGDEDLESEAENRDLSRVAHRFCKDCIDRQKLDMKLVDVEVFFDRSKMIFYFTAPGRIDFRELVKELVKEYRTRIELRQIGVRHETQMLGAIGNCGQICCCRRFMRKFMPVTIRMAKEQNLFLNPTKISGICGRLLCCLSFEQDNYEDFHRKCPKIGKRYNTVHGSVRVTRSNFFRNALTVLPEEGEEIEISLDEWPDILRQQAPARGGRGDSAEQEPEENSRSSRTNMGNKAKVVPGRDNQSSRGKATAQSVPENRSVDVSAEEGAGTDSVSPVEKSGPADKADVTASADQKTGAAVKDGDAQKKGGRPGPAREAKGAKTRRPTRRRRKRKPSGSRKN
- the metG gene encoding methionine--tRNA ligase; its protein translation is MDPFYITTPIYYVNAKPHLGHAYTTIVADAMNRFHKLLGEETFFLTGTDEHGDKIVQAAEKGGQTPREYVDEISSMFSNLWPGLQIENDDFIRTTEERHIKCVQQVLQQVYENGDIYFGEYGGHYCFGCERFYTEKELVDGKCPQHETVPEYIAEKNYFFKMSKYQDWLIAHINENPDFIRPERYKNEVLSLLKSGALEDLCISRPKSRLEWGIELPFDKEFVTYVWFDALINYITALNYPEGEKFTKFWPGVNHLVAKDILKPHAVFWPTMLKAAGIEPYKHLNVHGYWLIKDTKMSKSLGNVVAPLDMAERYGVNAFRYFLLREMVFGNDSSFSEEALVGRLNADLANDLGNLFSRTLSMTHKYFEGKVPVPGEEGDEDCEIKSLGRKAMADFQNNFLDAKFSRGLEGLWELVRGLNKYIDTTQPWALFKEGNTSRLGTVMYVLLENMRKIAVHLWPVMPEAGEKMLEQLGIKFIPDKINLQGEIDVWGLLESGTEVASRSNLFPRVEMPKDDPAPVKKKAKPSKKKGEVAAEIPGVIEFPDFQKVDMRVGTVLSATRHPDADKLLLVKIDTGDDEPRQVVAGLAEFFKPEELEGRQVVVVVNLKPRKLRGETSQGMILAVRNGEDMQLLTVSAQVANGCKVS
- a CDS encoding DNA internalization-related competence protein ComEC/Rec2: MSATDSDFDFKGRSAPAGLLSWQKPLPALVFGLLAIKWFIPSCTAFLIYLFLHICFRSGKWTVPVLCLFFGLGFWYGNFSLPVRPAEMPAWMAAREKVLVSGRVSSVRAVPGNTLKILLQDVHCNSTEGVTRLEGYLNWTWAMPDKFPLPGQQVEFVGRVKPTIGFRNSGLWDYGFYNQSRNIFYRAYSRGHLENWALKPFLPNLLQRIRISLRRHIIDNAPADQGGAFFPALLAGERFYLSKDTVELVRRAGVSHVLALSGLHVGFVASIGFALAWLAGFVFPRLFLLISRLKLGVILAVPFVLFYLWLGQFTPSLLRAACMFGFWGLLLLLDRGRILMDGLFLAVFLILLFAPLSVFDLGFQLSVLAVTGIGLLFPFFRRLMPPGGNPAYRVLRFVLGVIYVSLCANLALLPVLLWNFGTVSPNFLFNVIVVPLLGLFVVPVCGFGGLAAAYIMPEAAQWFFSAGSTLQENLLSLIRSAAQNGFLPEYAFYRPLWEGMIGYYLVLGGLLFVLSRRFRQAGYFVFPLLVLLVLRLYPCMDHPGVRVDLLDTGQSQCVVITGPRGTRTVVDGGGGFGSFDMGRAVVGPWLCSGRLPEVDNVLMTHGDRDHAGGLAFLLEKFRVGRFFTNGDIPVGKLGERFNRVFESDGIIPSVIHRGDRIELEPGLVLEVLHPSEGFKGSTNDRSLCLRLVWNGRSLLGISGDLDRKGIKSVLGSGLDLRSQVLILPHHGSAGGFSPRFYDQVDPEFVLAACGMLNRFNFVAEKVRKELEARDIPLFTTADCGMITVVWGPDGELKRKP
- a CDS encoding response regulator, encoding MRVLIVDDDFYCRNMLHEIMKPYARCDIAVNGEEAVFAFKKGLEDGRRYDLVCLDLVMPEMDGQQALREMRSIEKDFDIAEQDEVKVIVTTMLDDRKETHDAFFLGGATSYLVKPIEETKLLKELNNLGFSL
- the murA gene encoding UDP-N-acetylglucosamine 1-carboxyvinyltransferase; translation: MDKLVIEGGVPLNGPIRVSGSKNAALPILLACILPQGEVNLGNVPRLRDIHTTLKLLDILGCETSFDGNNVKSRVCDLKIEAPYDLVKTMRASVLCLGPLLALKGEAKVALPGGCAIGARPVDLHLTAFEQMGATFDLESGYIHGRCDGLKGTDIHFDFPTVGGTENVLMAASIAEGDTIIENAAREPEVVDLADFLNACGAKISGQGTSIIKVEGVSSLHGCDYRIMPDRIEAGTYMVAAAMTDGELIIEDCPFQELDAVVYKLRRMGIWLEEDDQGVRVRRDNGIISGVDITTQPFPGFPTDMQAQLMTLMSLAQGAGTIEEKIFENRFMHVSELVRMGANIKLKGRTAMIRGVEKLTGAPVMASDLRASASLVVAGLAASGRTDIQRIYHLDRGYERLEEKLSAVGARIWREKE